One genomic window of Dunckerocampus dactyliophorus isolate RoL2022-P2 chromosome 7, RoL_Ddac_1.1, whole genome shotgun sequence includes the following:
- the LOC129185383 gene encoding aldehyde dehydrogenase, mitochondrial-like, with protein MIRALILRTLPRLNAVSACRYSVAAIPAPNAQPEVHFNKLFINNQWQDAASGKTFPTVNPATGEVICHVAEASEVDVDKAVKAAQDAFRLGSPWRRMDASHRGLLLSRLADAIERDAAYLAELETLDNGKPYAVAYTVDVPNVVKCYRYYAGWADKWEGKTIPIDGDYFCYTRHEPIGVCGQIIPWNFPLLMQAWKLGPALATGNTVVMKVAEQTPLTALYVANLIKEVGFPEGVVNILPGMGPSAGAAIARHMDVDKVAFTGSTEVGHLIQQASGNSNLKKVTLELGGKSPNIILSDANMEDAVEQAHFALFFNQGQCCCAGSRTYVQADIYEEFVERSAERAKRRIVGNPFDLNTEQGPQVDEEQFNKILGYISSGKREGAKLMCGGGAAADRGYFVQPTVFGDVQDNMTIAREEIFGPVMQILKFKTLEEVVERANDSKYGLAAAVFTNDINKASYISNALRAGTVWINCYDVFGVQAPFGGYKASGNGRELGEYGLDNYTEVKTVTMRVPQKNS; from the exons ATGATCCGTGCTTTGATATTGAGGACTCTTCCGCGGCTGAACGCTGTGTCGGCATGCCGCTACTCGGTCGCCGCCATACCCGCACCGAACGCCCAGCCGGAGGTCCACTTTAACAAG CTGTTCATCAACAACCAATGGCAGGATGCAGCGAGTGGAAAAACCTTCCCCACTGTCAACCCCGCGACTGGGGAGGTCATCTGCCACGTGGCTGAGGCCAGCGAG GTTGACGTTGACAAGGCAGTGAAAGCAGCACAGGATGCTTTCCGGTTGGGGTCGCCATGGAGACGGATGGATGCCTCTCATCGCGGCCTTCTTCTCAGCCGCTTGGCTGATGCGATTGAGAGGGACGCTGCCTACCTTGCG GAACTGGAGACTCTTGACAATGGGAAGCCATATGCTGTTGCTTACACCGTGGATGTGCCCAATGTGGTGAAATGTTACAG GTACTACGCAGGATGGGCTGACAAATGGGAAGGAAAGACCATCCCCATTGATGGAGATTATTTCTGCTACACCAGACATGAACCCATTGGAGTCTGTGGACAGATCATACCG TGGAACTTCCCTCTCTTGATGCAGGCGTGGAAACTTGGCCCTGCTCTTGCAACGGGTAACACGGTGGTGATGAAAGTTGCTGAGCAGACGCCGCTCACTGCACTCTACGTCGCCAACCTGATAAAAGAG GTGGGCTTCCCTGAAGGTGTGGTGAATATTTTGCCTGGCATGGGGCCGTCAGCCGGAGCTGCCATTGCAAGACACATGGACGTTGACAAAGTGGCCTTCACAGGATCCACAGAG GTGGGTCATCTCATCCAGCAGGCGTCAGGCAACAGTAACTTAAAAAAGGTCACTCTGGAGCTTGGAGGAAAGAGTCCCAACATCATCCTGTCCGATGCAAACA TGGAGGATGCGGTGGAGCAGGCCcactttgctctgtttttcaACCAAGGCCAGTGTTGCTGCGCTGGCTCTCGCACGTACGTCCAGGCCGACATCTACGAGGAGTTTGTGGAGCGCAGCGCCGAGAGAGCAAAGAGACGAATCGTGGGGAACCCCTTTGACTTAAACACAGAGCAGGGACCCCAG GTGGATGAGGAGCAGTTCAACAAGATCTTAGGTTACATCAGCAGCGGGAAAAGAGAAGGTGCCAAACTGATGTGTGGGGGCGGCGCAGCTGCTGACAGAGGATACTTCGTCCAACCTACCGTATTTGGAGATGTCCAGGACAACATGACCATCGCCAGGGAGGAG ATCTTCGGTCCGGTCATGCAGATCCTGAAGTTCAAGacgctggaggaggtggtggagaGAGCCAACGACTCTAAATACGGCCTGGCAGCTGCTGTGTTTACTAACGACATCAATAAGGCCAGCTACATTTCCAACGCACTCCGTGCTGGCACAGTCTG GATCAACTGCTACGACGTGTTTGGGGTCCAGGCACCGTTTGGAGGTTACAAGGCTTCGGGGAACGGCAGAGAGCTGGGAGAGTACGGCCTGGACAACTACACCGAAGTCAAAACG GTGACCATGAGAGTACCCCAGAAGAATTCTTAA
- the LOC129185522 gene encoding THAP domain-containing protein 3-like: MSSAHCSAINCTNRQSKRPDLSFFKFPRNKDRCQQWVESTRRTDLLSRTTFYISRNCRLCAEHFTEDQFSNRQVKNRLNWNAVPNVFRFPDPPESDSTRRGPRKRKRAAVDSSTHAAAKQQKVTAGMFPVLDEHTYSKPDTDSPRSDSPRAGSPTYSTPSPSSPSPEPVEQLSAEKQSDLLRKERERTRRLKQKLASLKKSMEKAAEESRSIQGIIKNAKQFLQEPALSFFALQLENGTKLGKGFAVCKRCLARMQAVKEKCAS; this comes from the exons ATGTCCTCGGCACATTGTTCAGCTATAAATTGTACTAATCGAcagtccaaaagaccagatttgtcatttttcaaatttcccagaaacaaagacag ATGTCAGCAATGGGTTGAAAGCACCAGAAGAACAGACCTGCTGAGTCGGACCACTTTCTACATCTCCAGAAACTGCCGCTTGTGCGCAGAACACTTCACCGAGGACCAGTTCTCCAACCGACAAGTGAAGAACAGGCTGAACTGGAACGCCGTTCCGAACGTCTTTCGGTTTCCCGATCCTCCCGAGTCCGACTCAACGCGCCGTGGTCCCAGGAAGAGGAAGCGGGCTGCTGTCGACTCCAGCACGCACgcagcagcaaagcagcagaAGG TCACGGCAGGCATGTTCCCCGTCCTGGatgaacacacatacagtaagccGGACACGGACAGCCCCAGAAGTGACAGCCCCCGTGCTGGTTCCCCTACATACAGCACCCCATCACCGTCGTCGCCATCGCCCGAACCCGTGGAGCAACTTTCGGCCGAGAAGCAGAGTGACCTTTTGCGGAAAGAACGGGAGAGAACGCGTCGCCTGAAACAAAAGCTGGCGTCGCTGAAAAAGTCTatggaaaaagcagcagaaGAATCCAGATCTATCCAGGGGATCatcaaaaatgcaaaacaattcCTCCAAGAGCCAGCCTTGTCCTTTTTTGCTTTGCAACTGGAGAACGGGACAAAGCTGGGTAAGGGCTTTGCAGTGTGTAAGAGGTGTCTCGCCAGAATGCAAGCTGTCAAAGAAAAGTGCGCCTcctga